One segment of Dermochelys coriacea isolate rDerCor1 chromosome 27, rDerCor1.pri.v4, whole genome shotgun sequence DNA contains the following:
- the GRN gene encoding progranulin isoform X4: protein MQLLEPGGGRAHISMPTGRGRVRRLLPPPIEGLSPRMWSLVPLWLALSGAAASLRCPDGQLCQGLDVCCQDPGGDGYACCPPSLGSPHSMPMTQASSVAKPAGTVCPDGTRCPMEYSCLRTSAGSFSCCPLSEAVACADRHHCCPRGSHCSADGKSCFVFPGLPAADAVQCPDGESECPNESTCCMMPTGSWGCCPMPQAACCTDKVHCCPHATTCDLEHARCLSATGEQPMGSKVPARKRAPWQGVPASFGMITCPDQSACPDSTTCCQLPTRQYGCCPLQNAVCCSDHLHCCPQGTTCDLRHSKCALTLGQTQPLTRLQDASKTARDVRCDEQTSCPDSSTCCRLVTGAWGCCPFPEAVCCQDHVHCCPKGYTCDPAGGSCQPPATPVPWLEKTPARVRAPSTGRDVQCDEQTSCPEGNTCCRLDTGSWGCCPLPEAVCCEDHLHCCPKGHACDPAGGSCQQALLSVPWAPKAPSHVPGAAQSRGVKCNQTVSCEDGQTCCKSETGPWACCHLPNAVCCEDHQHCCPGGYTCNLATQSCEKQQAGRVLPGDLSLVASLRPASPEPSNKVTCDAQHYCSAHQTCCKAASGTWACCPYLRGSCCPDHRHCCPWGYRCSSSSLDCKRHWLPRWDAGAPWLL from the exons atgcagctgctggagccaggtGGAGGGAGAGCACACATCTCCATGCCCACGGGCAGGGGCCGGGTGAGACGCCTCCTCCCGCCCCCGATAGAG GGTCTCTCCCCAAGGATGTGGTCACTCGTGCCATTGTGGCTGGCGCTGTCTGGAGCAGCGGCCTCCCTGCGGTGCCCCGATGGGCAGCTGTGCCAGGGGCTTGATGTCTGCTGCCAGGATCCCGGAGGGGATGGCTATGCCTGCTGCCCCCCATCTCTG GGCTCCCCGCACTCCATGCCTATGACCCAGGCCAGCAGCGTGGCCAAGCCTGCCGGGACTGTGTGCCCCGATGGTACCCGGTGCCCCATGGAATACAGCTGCCTGCGCACGTCAGCTGGCTCCTTCAGCTGCTGCCCATTGTCGGAG GCTGTCGCCTGCGCCGACAGACATCACTGCTGCCCCCGGGGGTCCCACTGCAGTGCCGACGGCAAATCCTGCTTTGTGTTCCCAG GTCTCCCGGCCGCTGATGCCGTCCAGTGCCCTGACGGCGAATCAGAGTGTCCCAATGAGTCCACTTGCTGCATGATGCCcactggctcctgggggtgctgccCCATGCCACAG GCCGCCTGCTGCACGGACAAGGTGCACTGCTGCCCCCATGCCACCACCTGTGACCTGGAACATGCCCGCTGCCTCTCAGCCACCGGGGAGCAGCCCATGGGCAGCAAGGTGCCGGCCCGGAAGCGAGCGCCGTGGCAGGGAGTGCCAG CCTCGTTTGGCATGATCACCTGCCCTGACCAGTCAGCGTGTCCGGACAGCACCACCTGCTGCCAGCTGCCCACCAGACAGTACGGCTGCTGCCCGCTGCAGAat GCCGTGTGCTGCAGCGATCACCTGCACTGCTGCCCCCAGGGCACCACCTGCGACTTGCGCCACTCAAAATGTGCCTTGACGCTGGGCCAGACGCAGCCTCTCACCCGGCTCCAGGATGCCTCCAAGACAG CTCGAGATGTGCGGTGCGATGAGCAGACCAGCTGTCCTGACAGCAGCACCTGCTGCAGGCTCGTCACGGGGGCCTGGGGCTGCTGCCCCTTCCCGGAG GCCGTGTGCTGCCAGGACCACGTCCATTGCTGCCCCAAGGGATACACGTGCGACCCGGCGGGGGGCAGCTGCCAACCCCCCGccacccctgtcccctggctgGAGAAAACCCCGGCGCGGGTGCGAGCGCCCTCTACTGGCCGAGACGTGCAGTGCGACGAGCAGACCAGCTGTCCTGAGGGCAACACCTGCTGCAGGCTGGACACGGGGTCCTGGGGCTGCTGCCCCTTGCCAGAG gcTGTGTGCTGCGAGGACCACCTCCATTGCTGCCCCAAGGGACACGCGTGTGACCCAGCGGGGGGCAGCTGCCAGCAGGCCCTGCTCTCTGTGCCCTGGGCACCCAAGGCTCCATCACACGTTCCTGGTGCCGCCCAGAGCCGAGGTGTGAAGTGCAACCAGACGGTCAGCTGCGAGGACGGGCAGACCTGCTGCAAGAGCGAGACGGGCCCCTGGGCCTGCTGCCATCTGCCGAAT gctgTGTGCTGTGAGGATCACCAGCACTGCTGCCCAGGGGGCTACACCTGCAACCTGGCCACGCAGAGCTGTGAGAAGCAGCAGGCTGGGCGGGTGCTGCCCGGGGACCTGAGCCTCGTCGCCTCCCTGCGGCCTGCCAGCCCGGAGCCCAGCAACAAGGTGACCTGCGATGCCCAACACTACTGCAGTGCCCACCAGACCTGCTGCAAAGCCGCCTCGGGCACCTGGGCTTGCTGCCCCTACTTGAGG GGCTCCTGCTGCCCCGACCACCGCCACTGCTGTCCCTGGGGCTACCGATGCTCCAGCTCGAGCCTCGACTGCAAGCGGCACTGGCTCCCGCGCTGGGACGCTGGTGCTCCCTGGCTGCTGTGA
- the GRN gene encoding progranulin isoform X1, whose protein sequence is MQLLEPGGGRAHISMPTGRGRVRRLLPPPIEGLSPRMWSLVPLWLALSGAAASLRCPDGQLCQGLDVCCQDPGGDGYACCPPSLGSPHSMPMTQASSVAKPAGTVCPDGTRCPMEYSCLRTSAGSFSCCPLSEAVACADRHHCCPRGSHCSADGKSCFVFPGLPAADAVQCPDGESECPNESTCCMMPTGSWGCCPMPQAACCTDKVHCCPHATTCDLEHARCLSATGEQPMGSKVPARKRAPWQGVPASFGMITCPDQSACPDSTTCCQLPTRQYGCCPLQNAVCCSDHLHCCPQGTTCDLRHSKCALTLGQTQPLTRLQDASKTARDVRCDEQTSCPDSSTCCRLVTGAWGCCPFPEAVCCQDHVHCCPKGYTCDPAGGSCHPPATPVPWLEKTPARVRAPSTGRDVQCDEQTSCPEGNTCCRLDTGSWGCCPLEEAVCCQDHVHCCPKGYTCDPAGGSCQPPATPVPWLEKTPARVRAPSTGRDVQCDEQTSCPEGNTCCRLDTGSWGCCPLPEAVCCEDHLHCCPKGHACDPAGGSCQQALLSVPWAPKAPSHVPGAAQSRGVKCNQTVSCEDGQTCCKSETGPWACCHLPNAVCCEDHQHCCPGGYTCNLATQSCEKQQAGRVLPGDLSLVASLRPASPEPSNKVTCDAQHYCSAHQTCCKAASGTWACCPYLRGSCCPDHRHCCPWGYRCSSSSLDCKRHWLPRWDAGAPWLL, encoded by the exons atgcagctgctggagccaggtGGAGGGAGAGCACACATCTCCATGCCCACGGGCAGGGGCCGGGTGAGACGCCTCCTCCCGCCCCCGATAGAG GGTCTCTCCCCAAGGATGTGGTCACTCGTGCCATTGTGGCTGGCGCTGTCTGGAGCAGCGGCCTCCCTGCGGTGCCCCGATGGGCAGCTGTGCCAGGGGCTTGATGTCTGCTGCCAGGATCCCGGAGGGGATGGCTATGCCTGCTGCCCCCCATCTCTG GGCTCCCCGCACTCCATGCCTATGACCCAGGCCAGCAGCGTGGCCAAGCCTGCCGGGACTGTGTGCCCCGATGGTACCCGGTGCCCCATGGAATACAGCTGCCTGCGCACGTCAGCTGGCTCCTTCAGCTGCTGCCCATTGTCGGAG GCTGTCGCCTGCGCCGACAGACATCACTGCTGCCCCCGGGGGTCCCACTGCAGTGCCGACGGCAAATCCTGCTTTGTGTTCCCAG GTCTCCCGGCCGCTGATGCCGTCCAGTGCCCTGACGGCGAATCAGAGTGTCCCAATGAGTCCACTTGCTGCATGATGCCcactggctcctgggggtgctgccCCATGCCACAG GCCGCCTGCTGCACGGACAAGGTGCACTGCTGCCCCCATGCCACCACCTGTGACCTGGAACATGCCCGCTGCCTCTCAGCCACCGGGGAGCAGCCCATGGGCAGCAAGGTGCCGGCCCGGAAGCGAGCGCCGTGGCAGGGAGTGCCAG CCTCGTTTGGCATGATCACCTGCCCTGACCAGTCAGCGTGTCCGGACAGCACCACCTGCTGCCAGCTGCCCACCAGACAGTACGGCTGCTGCCCGCTGCAGAat GCCGTGTGCTGCAGCGATCACCTGCACTGCTGCCCCCAGGGCACCACCTGCGACTTGCGCCACTCAAAATGTGCCTTGACGCTGGGCCAGACGCAGCCTCTCACCCGGCTCCAGGATGCCTCCAAGACAG CTCGAGATGTGCGGTGCGATGAGCAGACCAGCTGTCCTGACAGCAGCACCTGCTGCAGGCTCGTCACGGGGGCCTGGGGCTGCTGCCCCTTCCCGGAG GCCGTGTGCTGCCAGGACCACGTCCATTGCTGCCCCAAGGGATACACGTGCGACCCGGCGGGGGGCAGCTgccacccccccgccacccctgtcccctggctgGAGAAAACCCCGGCGCGGGTGCGAGCGCCCTCTACTGGCCGAGACGTGCAGTGCGACGAGCAGACCAGCTGTCCTGAGGGCAACACCTGCTGCAGGCTGGACACGGGGTCCTGGGGCTGCTGCCCCCTGGAGGAG GCCGTGTGCTGCCAGGACCACGTCCATTGCTGCCCCAAGGGATACACGTGCGACCCGGCGGGGGGCAGCTGCCAACCCCCCGccacccctgtcccctggctgGAGAAAACCCCGGCGCGGGTGCGAGCGCCCTCTACTGGCCGAGACGTGCAGTGCGACGAGCAGACCAGCTGTCCTGAGGGCAACACCTGCTGCAGGCTGGACACGGGGTCCTGGGGCTGCTGCCCCTTGCCAGAG gcTGTGTGCTGCGAGGACCACCTCCATTGCTGCCCCAAGGGACACGCGTGTGACCCAGCGGGGGGCAGCTGCCAGCAGGCCCTGCTCTCTGTGCCCTGGGCACCCAAGGCTCCATCACACGTTCCTGGTGCCGCCCAGAGCCGAGGTGTGAAGTGCAACCAGACGGTCAGCTGCGAGGACGGGCAGACCTGCTGCAAGAGCGAGACGGGCCCCTGGGCCTGCTGCCATCTGCCGAAT gctgTGTGCTGTGAGGATCACCAGCACTGCTGCCCAGGGGGCTACACCTGCAACCTGGCCACGCAGAGCTGTGAGAAGCAGCAGGCTGGGCGGGTGCTGCCCGGGGACCTGAGCCTCGTCGCCTCCCTGCGGCCTGCCAGCCCGGAGCCCAGCAACAAGGTGACCTGCGATGCCCAACACTACTGCAGTGCCCACCAGACCTGCTGCAAAGCCGCCTCGGGCACCTGGGCTTGCTGCCCCTACTTGAGG GGCTCCTGCTGCCCCGACCACCGCCACTGCTGTCCCTGGGGCTACCGATGCTCCAGCTCGAGCCTCGACTGCAAGCGGCACTGGCTCCCGCGCTGGGACGCTGGTGCTCCCTGGCTGCTGTGA
- the GRN gene encoding progranulin isoform X2: protein MWSLVPLWLALSGAAASLRCPDGQLCQGLDVCCQDPGGDGYACCPPSLGSPHSMPMTQASSVAKPAGTVCPDGTRCPMEYSCLRTSAGSFSCCPLSEAVACADRHHCCPRGSHCSADGKSCFVFPGLPAADAVQCPDGESECPNESTCCMMPTGSWGCCPMPQAACCTDKVHCCPHATTCDLEHARCLSATGEQPMGSKVPARKRAPWQGVPASFGMITCPDQSACPDSTTCCQLPTRQYGCCPLQNAVCCSDHLHCCPQGTTCDLRHSKCALTLGQTQPLTRLQDASKTARDVRCDEQTSCPDSSTCCRLVTGAWGCCPFPEAVCCQDHVHCCPKGYTCDPAGGSCHPPATPVPWLEKTPARVRAPSTGRDVQCDEQTSCPEGNTCCRLDTGSWGCCPLEEAVCCQDHVHCCPKGYTCDPAGGSCQPPATPVPWLEKTPARVRAPSTGRDVQCDEQTSCPEGNTCCRLDTGSWGCCPLPEAVCCEDHLHCCPKGHACDPAGGSCQQALLSVPWAPKAPSHVPGAAQSRGVKCNQTVSCEDGQTCCKSETGPWACCHLPNAVCCEDHQHCCPGGYTCNLATQSCEKQQAGRVLPGDLSLVASLRPASPEPSNKVTCDAQHYCSAHQTCCKAASGTWACCPYLRGSCCPDHRHCCPWGYRCSSSSLDCKRHWLPRWDAGAPWLL from the exons ATGTGGTCACTCGTGCCATTGTGGCTGGCGCTGTCTGGAGCAGCGGCCTCCCTGCGGTGCCCCGATGGGCAGCTGTGCCAGGGGCTTGATGTCTGCTGCCAGGATCCCGGAGGGGATGGCTATGCCTGCTGCCCCCCATCTCTG GGCTCCCCGCACTCCATGCCTATGACCCAGGCCAGCAGCGTGGCCAAGCCTGCCGGGACTGTGTGCCCCGATGGTACCCGGTGCCCCATGGAATACAGCTGCCTGCGCACGTCAGCTGGCTCCTTCAGCTGCTGCCCATTGTCGGAG GCTGTCGCCTGCGCCGACAGACATCACTGCTGCCCCCGGGGGTCCCACTGCAGTGCCGACGGCAAATCCTGCTTTGTGTTCCCAG GTCTCCCGGCCGCTGATGCCGTCCAGTGCCCTGACGGCGAATCAGAGTGTCCCAATGAGTCCACTTGCTGCATGATGCCcactggctcctgggggtgctgccCCATGCCACAG GCCGCCTGCTGCACGGACAAGGTGCACTGCTGCCCCCATGCCACCACCTGTGACCTGGAACATGCCCGCTGCCTCTCAGCCACCGGGGAGCAGCCCATGGGCAGCAAGGTGCCGGCCCGGAAGCGAGCGCCGTGGCAGGGAGTGCCAG CCTCGTTTGGCATGATCACCTGCCCTGACCAGTCAGCGTGTCCGGACAGCACCACCTGCTGCCAGCTGCCCACCAGACAGTACGGCTGCTGCCCGCTGCAGAat GCCGTGTGCTGCAGCGATCACCTGCACTGCTGCCCCCAGGGCACCACCTGCGACTTGCGCCACTCAAAATGTGCCTTGACGCTGGGCCAGACGCAGCCTCTCACCCGGCTCCAGGATGCCTCCAAGACAG CTCGAGATGTGCGGTGCGATGAGCAGACCAGCTGTCCTGACAGCAGCACCTGCTGCAGGCTCGTCACGGGGGCCTGGGGCTGCTGCCCCTTCCCGGAG GCCGTGTGCTGCCAGGACCACGTCCATTGCTGCCCCAAGGGATACACGTGCGACCCGGCGGGGGGCAGCTgccacccccccgccacccctgtcccctggctgGAGAAAACCCCGGCGCGGGTGCGAGCGCCCTCTACTGGCCGAGACGTGCAGTGCGACGAGCAGACCAGCTGTCCTGAGGGCAACACCTGCTGCAGGCTGGACACGGGGTCCTGGGGCTGCTGCCCCCTGGAGGAG GCCGTGTGCTGCCAGGACCACGTCCATTGCTGCCCCAAGGGATACACGTGCGACCCGGCGGGGGGCAGCTGCCAACCCCCCGccacccctgtcccctggctgGAGAAAACCCCGGCGCGGGTGCGAGCGCCCTCTACTGGCCGAGACGTGCAGTGCGACGAGCAGACCAGCTGTCCTGAGGGCAACACCTGCTGCAGGCTGGACACGGGGTCCTGGGGCTGCTGCCCCTTGCCAGAG gcTGTGTGCTGCGAGGACCACCTCCATTGCTGCCCCAAGGGACACGCGTGTGACCCAGCGGGGGGCAGCTGCCAGCAGGCCCTGCTCTCTGTGCCCTGGGCACCCAAGGCTCCATCACACGTTCCTGGTGCCGCCCAGAGCCGAGGTGTGAAGTGCAACCAGACGGTCAGCTGCGAGGACGGGCAGACCTGCTGCAAGAGCGAGACGGGCCCCTGGGCCTGCTGCCATCTGCCGAAT gctgTGTGCTGTGAGGATCACCAGCACTGCTGCCCAGGGGGCTACACCTGCAACCTGGCCACGCAGAGCTGTGAGAAGCAGCAGGCTGGGCGGGTGCTGCCCGGGGACCTGAGCCTCGTCGCCTCCCTGCGGCCTGCCAGCCCGGAGCCCAGCAACAAGGTGACCTGCGATGCCCAACACTACTGCAGTGCCCACCAGACCTGCTGCAAAGCCGCCTCGGGCACCTGGGCTTGCTGCCCCTACTTGAGG GGCTCCTGCTGCCCCGACCACCGCCACTGCTGTCCCTGGGGCTACCGATGCTCCAGCTCGAGCCTCGACTGCAAGCGGCACTGGCTCCCGCGCTGGGACGCTGGTGCTCCCTGGCTGCTGTGA
- the GRN gene encoding progranulin isoform X3: MWSLVPLWLALSGAAASLRCPDGQLCQGLDVCCQDPGGDGYACCPPSLGSPHSMPMTQASSVAKPAGTVCPDGTRCPMEYSCLRTSAGSFSCCPLSEAVACADRHHCCPRGSHCSADGKSCFVFPGLPAADAVQCPDGESECPNESTCCMMPTGSWGCCPMPQAACCTDKVHCCPHATTCDLEHARCLSATGEQPMGSKVPARKRAPWQGVPASFGMITCPDQSACPDSTTCCQLPTRQYGCCPLQNAVCCQDHVHCCPKGYTCDPAGGSCHPPATPVPWLEKTPARVRAPSTGRDVQCDEQTSCPEGNTCCRLDTGSWGCCPLEEAVCCQDHVHCCPKGYTCDPAGGSCQPPATPVPWLEKTPARVRAPSTGRDVQCDEQTSCPEGNTCCRLDTGSWGCCPLPEAVCCEDHLHCCPKGHACDPAGGSCQQALLSVPWAPKAPSHVPGAAQSRGVKCNQTVSCEDGQTCCKSETGPWACCHLPNAVCCEDHQHCCPGGYTCNLATQSCEKQQAGRVLPGDLSLVASLRPASPEPSNKVTCDAQHYCSAHQTCCKAASGTWACCPYLRGSCCPDHRHCCPWGYRCSSSSLDCKRHWLPRWDAGAPWLL; the protein is encoded by the exons ATGTGGTCACTCGTGCCATTGTGGCTGGCGCTGTCTGGAGCAGCGGCCTCCCTGCGGTGCCCCGATGGGCAGCTGTGCCAGGGGCTTGATGTCTGCTGCCAGGATCCCGGAGGGGATGGCTATGCCTGCTGCCCCCCATCTCTG GGCTCCCCGCACTCCATGCCTATGACCCAGGCCAGCAGCGTGGCCAAGCCTGCCGGGACTGTGTGCCCCGATGGTACCCGGTGCCCCATGGAATACAGCTGCCTGCGCACGTCAGCTGGCTCCTTCAGCTGCTGCCCATTGTCGGAG GCTGTCGCCTGCGCCGACAGACATCACTGCTGCCCCCGGGGGTCCCACTGCAGTGCCGACGGCAAATCCTGCTTTGTGTTCCCAG GTCTCCCGGCCGCTGATGCCGTCCAGTGCCCTGACGGCGAATCAGAGTGTCCCAATGAGTCCACTTGCTGCATGATGCCcactggctcctgggggtgctgccCCATGCCACAG GCCGCCTGCTGCACGGACAAGGTGCACTGCTGCCCCCATGCCACCACCTGTGACCTGGAACATGCCCGCTGCCTCTCAGCCACCGGGGAGCAGCCCATGGGCAGCAAGGTGCCGGCCCGGAAGCGAGCGCCGTGGCAGGGAGTGCCAG CCTCGTTTGGCATGATCACCTGCCCTGACCAGTCAGCGTGTCCGGACAGCACCACCTGCTGCCAGCTGCCCACCAGACAGTACGGCTGCTGCCCGCTGCAGAat GCCGTGTGCTGCCAGGACCACGTCCATTGCTGCCCCAAGGGATACACGTGCGACCCGGCGGGGGGCAGCTgccacccccccgccacccctgtcccctggctgGAGAAAACCCCGGCGCGGGTGCGAGCGCCCTCTACTGGCCGAGACGTGCAGTGCGACGAGCAGACCAGCTGTCCTGAGGGCAACACCTGCTGCAGGCTGGACACGGGGTCCTGGGGCTGCTGCCCCCTGGAGGAG GCCGTGTGCTGCCAGGACCACGTCCATTGCTGCCCCAAGGGATACACGTGCGACCCGGCGGGGGGCAGCTGCCAACCCCCCGccacccctgtcccctggctgGAGAAAACCCCGGCGCGGGTGCGAGCGCCCTCTACTGGCCGAGACGTGCAGTGCGACGAGCAGACCAGCTGTCCTGAGGGCAACACCTGCTGCAGGCTGGACACGGGGTCCTGGGGCTGCTGCCCCTTGCCAGAG gcTGTGTGCTGCGAGGACCACCTCCATTGCTGCCCCAAGGGACACGCGTGTGACCCAGCGGGGGGCAGCTGCCAGCAGGCCCTGCTCTCTGTGCCCTGGGCACCCAAGGCTCCATCACACGTTCCTGGTGCCGCCCAGAGCCGAGGTGTGAAGTGCAACCAGACGGTCAGCTGCGAGGACGGGCAGACCTGCTGCAAGAGCGAGACGGGCCCCTGGGCCTGCTGCCATCTGCCGAAT gctgTGTGCTGTGAGGATCACCAGCACTGCTGCCCAGGGGGCTACACCTGCAACCTGGCCACGCAGAGCTGTGAGAAGCAGCAGGCTGGGCGGGTGCTGCCCGGGGACCTGAGCCTCGTCGCCTCCCTGCGGCCTGCCAGCCCGGAGCCCAGCAACAAGGTGACCTGCGATGCCCAACACTACTGCAGTGCCCACCAGACCTGCTGCAAAGCCGCCTCGGGCACCTGGGCTTGCTGCCCCTACTTGAGG GGCTCCTGCTGCCCCGACCACCGCCACTGCTGTCCCTGGGGCTACCGATGCTCCAGCTCGAGCCTCGACTGCAAGCGGCACTGGCTCCCGCGCTGGGACGCTGGTGCTCCCTGGCTGCTGTGA